The DNA sequence TACGAGAAAAGGGAAGGCCCATATGCTCCAGCTCAAATACTGCTTCAGGCCCGACAGAACACATATATTCAATGGCCTCTTGGTCACCGATATAATCTGAACCTTTCACCGTGTCATACATATGCCAGCGCCAGTCATCGTTGGGATCGTCGCTGGCAATCGCACAGGTAATCCCACCTTGCGCTGAAACTGTGTGTGAGCGCGTCGGAAAGACCTTGGAAATCACCGCTGTCTTATAGCCAGACTGGGCCAGTTGGAGTGCGGCTCGCATACCAGCACCACCACCACCGACGATTACGCCGTCAAACGAAATGGTTCTTACACTACTCATGGATTTAGATTCCCCATACGATATCAAGAGCCCATATGACATAAACCAGAGTGACTGTAATCATCCCCAGCTGAAGAAAAATACGCAGCGCTGTGGCCTTTGGACCAAGCAGACGCTCTGTGACGTAATCGGTCAAGACCGCCCACAAACCGATCCAGGCGTGGACAGCGATAGACAGCACTGTCAGGACATTAAAGATTTTCATGGCGATATGGCTGTGCAACCCGAGCCACTGACTGTATTCAAGACCGGAATTAAACAGCAGGTAGGCCGTGATGAATACTGTGTAGGCAGCCATAACCACGGCGGTAATACGTTGCAGCAGCCAGTCTGAAAGACCACTGCGACTGAAGCTTGTAACATTGGTAATCATACCCATACCCATACCCCCGCGAGAATAATTAGAACAACAGCAACAAACAGGACAATTTTTGCGCCCAGGCGACCACCTTCAAGGGTTTCGCCCACACCAAAATCCATAATCAAGTGCCGGACACCCGCAACAATATGGTAGGCCAGGCCCGCTAACGCTGCCCAGACAATCAACTGGCAAATCGGGCTGCCCATCGTTTCCCTGATAGCATTAAATCCCTCTTCAGAGGACAAGCTGGTATCCAGCAACCACAAGAACACAGCGATTGCACCGAACAGCGCAACACCGGAAACACGATGTAAAATAGATACATAAGAGGTTATCGGAAGCTCTATTGTTCCGATATCGAGATTTACAGGTCTTTTCTTGTTCACGATATACACACCTTAAGTCCGCAGATTGGGCAGAATGCAGAAATATAACGCAGGGAAAATCGGCTAAACCGTCGCCGGCATACCGGGCTAAAAATCGGGGAAAAATTATAGAAGTATTGTAACAGGATTACAATTAAACCAGCCCGACATTCAGCATTGATAGAGTTATATCTACAAAAGATAGCCGCTATTCACTCGCTGTATTTGTAGTAAAATTGACAAATCCAGAGAGAAGGCTATAGTTTTGCGCCTCAGAAATAGTTTGCACGCTTGATGCTTGCATCTCGCTCCCTGATTCGTAGGAGAACCCAATGAGCAATAAGAAGGTCCATCTTTCTGTAGAGGGCACGGATATTCATCTTGAATTACCGATACTTAAAAGTACTCTCGGACAGGATGTCATCGATATTTCGAAAGTGCCCGAAACAGGTTGTTTTACGTTCGACCCCGGCTTTGGCGCCACTGCTGCCTGTGAATCAAAAATCACTTTTATTGATGGCGACAAGGGCGTATTGCTCCATCGCGGCTACCCTATAGAACAACTCGCAAAAAAATCCGATTACCTTGAGACCTGTTATCTGCTGCTAAATGGGGAACTCCCCTCTCCCGAGGGAAAAAAGGATTTTGAGCAGATTATAAGAATGCACACCATGGTGAATCGCTCCATTGAGCAGTTCATGTCCGGCTTTCGTTACGATGCACACCCTATGGCTATGCTCTGTGGCGCGGTAGGCGGCCTGTCATCGTTTTACCACGACTCCATGGATATCAATGATCCTGAGCACCGGCTTATTACCGCACATCGGCTGATTGCCAAAATGCCAACACTGGCAGCCATGTGTCACAAACATTTTATTGGTCAACCTTATATGTACCCCGATAACAAACTGGGTTACGCAGAGAACTTCCTACACATGATGTTTGGCACTCCCTGTGAAGAGAGCAACATCAACCCCGTTATTGCGAAGGCAATGGATCTGTTGTTCCTCCTTCACGCCGACCACGAACAAAATGCCTCCACTTCAACCGTCCGTCTCGCTGGCTCTTCCGGCGCCAACCCCTATTCCTGTATAGCTGCTGGCATCGCAGCACTGTGGGGGCCCGCCCACGGCGGGGCCAATCAGGCTGTCTTGGAGATGCTCGAGCAAATCGGCGATGAAAAACACATCGACAAGTACGTAGTACGCGCCAAAGACAAGGACGACCCCTTCCGGCTGATGGGCTTCGGTCACCGGGTCTATAAAAACTTCGATCCTCGCGCCAAGGTCATGAAAGAAGCCTGCGACGCAGTACTGGCTGAGCTCGGCATTGAAAATGACCCATTGCTTAAAATCGCCAAACGACTGGAACAGATTGCACTGGAAGACGAGTATTTTGTTGAGAAAAAACTCTACCCCAATGTGGATTTCTACTCGGGCATCATCATGAAAGCCATTGGCATACCCACTGAGATGTTCACTGTCATCTTCGCTACCGGGCGCACTGTTGGCTGGATCTCTCACTGGAATGAAATGCTGAGCAACCCTTACCGTATCGGTCGTCCAAGACAACTCTACACTGGATCACCAAAACGGGACTATCCCGAGTAAGGTCAGATACACTACCAATCTCTGCATACCCAAAAAGCCACTCTTTGAGTGGCTTTTTTAATTCTATCCAGTTAAAACGCAAGGAGCTTACAGCTACAGCTAATTCGATTATTCTGTAGTAACATCAGAAAAAAGCTAACCTGAACTTGATCTGAAAAATCGAGTCTCAGTAAAAAGGTACATCCGGAGGCTACAAATGAGCATTAAACCAGCGAGCAAACTACTTCTTCCCATCACCATAGTACTGTCATTATTATTCACAGCGACCGCATATGCAGCGGAGAATACACCTGAAGGCGTCGTCAACGGTTACTACGCTGCATTAAAAGCACGGAAATACGAAGATGCTTACGACCTCCTGACACCAAGAATGATCGATGGTCGTACAAAAAAAGAATATGCAGCTGACTGGAAGAATATCGTGGATATGGCATCTGTCATTCTGCACGAATACGGCATATCGTCAGTCGAAATTGACGGTGAAACGGCCAAGGTCAATGCCTGGACCAGAGCCAGTGACGTCTTTAACACCGATGGCATTATTGAAAAAGAAGTTGATCATCTGATCCTGACAGACGGCGTCTGGAAACTGGATGCAACAGAAGTCAGTATGGAAGCGGTCGATATGTAGTATTAACCCTGTCAATGAAACCGCCCTTTTGGGCGGTTTTTTTGTGTCTATTGAATGACATCGGCACGACTAACGTCCAATAGTGCACTGCACCAATTCATGGAAGACTCAGCTGAGGAATATGTGGAAACAGAAGGCAGTCAGATAATGCAAAAAATTCAGGCCTACATCGTTGGTGCACTTCTGATGTTCGGTTCTGCCACATGGGCAGCCATCTACGCAGAGAATGTATCCTCTGTCATCGCCATACTTTCGATCCCATCGCTTCTCGCCGGGTATATCTACGGCACCGCTCTACCACAATATGCATGGGGAATGTTACTGGGGATATGTTCTTATATGGTGCTGGAGTTTTTTATGTATGGCCCCGTATATCAGACAACCGGCCTGGTTTACGGCATTGCCTTCTTCACTTCCCTCGGGTGTGCCACGGTCGGCTATGCATTGCTCCGCTGGAAAACTGGAAGAATGAGCCGCTTCTCCGATTAACACAGTCGCATCCCAGCCTTTCGATTGAATGAACCGAAACGTAGCGCCTGACTCCTTCGTACCGCAAATCCTCCTCTCCCGAGCAATATCCGAAATAGAGGCCACCCGACACATCGGCATGAGACGGTCATGTCTCGCCCAGTCCAGAATAGAAATACCCGGTGCGCCCCCTGAGAGTAAAACTATGGTCATATCGCAATCATCTTGGGACTTTTTTCTGCTGCGATCAGGCCATTTCTATATTCCTCACTCTTGGACCACATAGGTTAACGTTTGAGCTGAGCCGCTTGCCGGTGGAGGTCCGCTTGTCACTTTCGTCGCTCAGCTCAGGCTCTCTCAAACTCAACCCTGTAGGTGCAAAGCCGGCCGTCCATTGGATCGACGGTTTCCGGTGTGGAGTAGATGAGGTTCTCACCTGAAAACGAGAGCAGTCTTGTCTGTTTGGTTCCGGTCCACAGCTCATTCCAGCTACCATCCAGTGTGTGGATAACTCTGTCAGCCAGTACTTCGTACGAACCGACATAGGCGAAGAACGAATCGAACAGCGCGATCTTCTCCTCCGGTGAAGGTGGACTCGATTTCGGCTTGGGGCGTCCGCTCTTGAGAACGAAGACCATCAACCTTCCATCTGGCGCGTAGTTGATATAACCGAACGGGTTGGGCCCAAGCGCGTCTGACTCTTCTCCGGATAACACCAGCACGCGTTTCCAAGACAGCATGCGCCAGGTGCCGAGTAGGCGCGTCGGAAGATCTGAACTAAGGCGAGTATTGCTAGACATTATTCCTCCGAGCGTGTGACGCCTAACGCTTTAAGTAGCGGAAAATAAAAAGCACCGCTTTTAATTTTCCGCTGCCTTTACCTGTTAAATTTCTCACCCAACAACAGAGCAGCCAACAAGAATAATCATCAATACAATGTGTGGAAACGCTAGCGTTGGCCGTATAGCTTGTTTGGAATATTCTAGGATTTTTGATAGACCACTGGTTTCTACTAATTGATATTCTCTGTTGAATTGAAACTCACTTCCTTCAGTTTTTTCTCTAATGTTCTTTTCAATTTTTAATAATCTAGGCTCTATTCGTGATTGAAAGGTTTTCCAGATTGCATCTTGTAACCATAGAACCAATAAGATTAAGAATATTGATGTCATACTGACACTAAATATTTCTGATAAGAATAACATCAGGATGCTGCTTAGCTTTATATACAATGAGTGCTTTTCGTAGCTTTCAAATTGGTTTTGAAGCAAACACCACTCTGCTTCGTATTTCTTTGTTTCCATAATATTTGCTCGGAGCTAGAATGATTTTAACGCTTAGCACGGCGACCGCCGGTACGGCGGTCGTGACTGGTGCGCTTTGTTATGTAAAATAATAGAACCTCGTTATCTTTCCTCGTAAACCTGCAACACTCTGTTTTATTTGGATCATTTTTTCTGAGTGGCAGGATAACGCGTATTGACTGAGTATAAACCGAGAAGGCGATTTAACAGCAACTCGATATTCTGTATAAAAAAACAGCCTATCGGGCGCGTATACCTATTTGACATAGATGGTGTCCCGAAGCCGAGGGCCAAACCAGCACCAAGGTTACTTTTCTAGGGATTTGCAGTGCAGCTTATCTTTTGGCCGCCACTTGCCAAAAGTATTCCAAGATCAAAAAAATTTGGACTTAATAGGGACTTAAACTGAGAAACGAAAAAGGCCCGCTCAAAAGCGGGCCTTTTATGACGTTAAATTACAACGATTTATTGGTGGAGCTAAGCGGGATCGAACCGCTGACCTCAACACTGCCAGTGTTGCGCTCTCCCAGCTGAGCTATAGCCCCGTAAAAGAGGGCGCAATTTTAGGCACAGCCCCACGGAGTGTCAAGCCTGTTCTTCAGGGTGTTCAGTACGGGCTGCAGAGAGAAGACGGTAATCTTTATCCCAGGCCTTTAGCTGCTTTTTAGAAACCCCGCCAGAGGCCTCCAGAGCGCTCCTGATACGCGCCCTGACCATGTCAGGCCCAAGGATAGCCATGGCATCAAACAGGGGCGGAGCCGAGGAAGATCCGGCGACAGCAACAAACAAGGGGGATAAAAAATCCTTCAACTTTAATTCCATCCCCTGTGCCAACTGATTCAGCTCCTCATACAAGCCATCCCGGCTCCAATGGCGCAATCCATCCAGGCGCCAGGAACTGTATTGCAGAATTCTCCGCACCGTTTCGTTGTCCAGTTTTTTATGCTCGAAGTGGGAAGTATCGAGTTTCGGCATGCCCGAAAACATAAATCCAAGTAACGGCGCAATATCGGAAAACTTTTCCACTCTTTCCTTGATCAGTGGAATCATTCTGGCGAGGTTGTCACGGTTTATCGCCCATTCGGCAACACGATTGGCAAATGCCTGCTCATCCAGGTTTTCACGGATCCAGCGACCATTTAGCCAGTCCAGCTTTTCAGTGTCAAAAACCGGCCCACCCAGATGCACAGCACGCAAGTCAAACTGATCAAGCATGTCCTGAAGGCCAAACTTCTCACTCTCGTCCGGCATGGACCATCCCATACGCCCGAGATAATTGACCACAGCTTCGGGCATATAACCCATATGCCGGTAATAGTTGATGCTGGTGGGATTTTTTCGCTTGCTGAGCTTACTTTTGTCGGGATTTCGCAGCAATGGCATATGACAGAGCTCAGGCATCTCCCAGCCAAAATATTGATAGAGGAGAAGGTGCTTTGGTGCTGAGTTGATCCATTCCTCACCACGAATGACATGGGTGATTTTCATCAGATGATCGTCTACCACATTGGCAAGGTGGTAGGTTGGCATACCGTCTGCCTTCAGTAGTACCTGCATATCAACCTGTGACCAGGGAATTTCAATCTGCCCGCGCAACAGGTCGTGAAAAACACAACTGCCCTCATCGGGAATTTTCATACGGATAACGTAAGGTTCTCCCGCTGCCAGACGCTTTTTAACGTCCTCGGCCGACAACGATAAACCACGGCCATCATATTTTGCGGTTTCCCCTCTCGCCACCTGCTCACGACGCATCTCGTCAAGCTCTTCAGACGTGGCAAAGCAGTAAAATGCATGGCCTTTATCAACCAGTTCCATAGCGTGTTGTTGATAAATATCTGTTCGCTCGCTCTGTCGATAAGGACCATAAGGTCCACCAACATCGGGCCCCTCGGACCACTCGAGACCTAGCCAGCGCAAGGAGTCCAAAATCATTTTTTCAGATTCCGGGGTACTACGAACCTGGTCAGTATCTTCAATACGCAGGATAAACTCACCACCCTGGCTTCGGGCGAAACAGAGATTAAAAAGGGCTACATAGGCAGTCCCAACGTGGGGGTCGCCAGTGGGGGATGGAGCAATGCGTGTGCGAACAGACATCAAATAAACATTCCGTTTGGGGTGAATTGGGTCAAAAGGGAAAGAGCGTGATTATACGCAGAACAGGACTAATCAACAGTTCTCAAGGCTGGCGGGCCCAAAAAATAACCCTGGGCAGCATCCACATCCAACTCGGCAAGCTGACCCCATTCCTGTTCGTTTTCAACACCTTCCACCCACAGCTGCAAGCCACTGTTATGGGCAAGCCCAGCGAGTGACTTGATATAAAACTGGTTGTCCAGATTCGTGTCCAGCTCGCGCAGAAAACTGCGGTGAACCTTGAGATGATTCAATGGCAGACTACTCAGATAGCCAAAAGCCGCAGACTCCAGGCCAAAATGGTCGATGCCGAGTGAAGTACCGTGCTTTTGCAAAAGCTGACTAAAAGTCCTGAGAGACGCACCGTTTGCTTTCATGGCATATTCAGGAACCTCAAATACCAACTTCGCTGCCAGCCTCCGCTGAGATGCCAGGAAGTTATCAAGCCACCTCAGAAAACCAGAGGTTTTCACCGATACTATCGACAGATTGACACACAGTTTAGTGGAGGTCTCTTTTTCGCGCTCAGCCGAGGCCAGAGACTCCAGAATCAGCCTGTCAAGGCCAGGCATCAGCCCCAGTCTTTCTGCGATGGGAACCACCACAGCAGCCGCCAGTAAATCCTTGCCATTGAGGAAGCGCACATACACTTCCTGGGCCATTAGCGCTTTATCCTGAATACTGACTATAGGCTGGTAGTGAAGCGCCACAAGCCGGTTTTGAATGGCTTGATGGAGAAATACTTCCCACTCATTGAGGGGTTTTCCCAGTACGGGAACATCACCATTTTGCACATCGGCAAACTTGGTCCAACGGCTGGTACTACCCAGCTTGGCCTGCCGCAGTGCAATATCGGCTTCACCCAGCATTTCGGGACCACTGGTGATATTCGTATGAAAGGTATATCCCATGTGGAAAGACAATGGACACTTCTCGTTATGTAGCCAACTGATATCCTGGACGGCCCCAAATATCTTTTCTGCCAAAACGTCGCCTTCTCCAGGGGTGATATCGGGGATAAACAGGGAGAACTCCGGGCCCTGCCGTCTGGCTACAATAGCCCGGGGATGATCAATCACTGCGCTTTGCAAACGCTGGCCGACAGATTTGAGAATCGCGTTTCCCTCTCCACGCCCGGCATACTCGTTAACGCATGAAATATCGTGCAATGCGACAATAGCCAGAGCGCCGGTATGCATGCCCTCCTCTTGATCGTCGACATAGCTTCGCAGGCGATTGTCAAAATCATTTCGATTGGACAGGCCGGTAACCGCATCCTGAAAAGACTGTTTTTGCAGTCGGTCGATGAGCGACAGCTGATCTTCAAAAACGGCCTTGAGGTGAAGTGCCATCCTATTCATGGCCCGGACGACGCTGCCAAGCTCACGAGTTTTCGGCAGGGGCTCCAGAACAACAAATTTTTTATTGAAAATATCATTGGCTTGCTGCTCAACCCGGGCAAGTGGCACGAGCAACCATTTGAGCGCAATATAGGCCAACAAACAGACAGACAGTGTAATAGCAGCAAACCAGATTAACTGTGTCGTGGTAACCCGCCAAAGTTTCAGGTAAGCCTGACCGGGATGACTGACAACGACCACCTCCCCCAGTTGCATCCAGTCAGACGTTACTTCTGCCCTCCCCTCGTTAATGGGCAGGTCGATGAATGACAAAAACCAGTCTGGAACACCCTCAAGAGAAACCGGAAATTCTCTGTCGATCAGGGTATTCCCGTCGAGATCGGAAAAATAAATACGCTGAAAATAACCGCTGTCAGATACCGCATTGAACATGGTATCCATGGTGGCAATATCCTTTTCCT is a window from the Porticoccus hydrocarbonoclasticus MCTG13d genome containing:
- the sdhD gene encoding succinate dehydrogenase, hydrophobic membrane anchor protein, which gives rise to MGMITNVTSFSRSGLSDWLLQRITAVVMAAYTVFITAYLLFNSGLEYSQWLGLHSHIAMKIFNVLTVLSIAVHAWIGLWAVLTDYVTERLLGPKATALRIFLQLGMITVTLVYVIWALDIVWGI
- the sdhC gene encoding succinate dehydrogenase, cytochrome b556 subunit, encoding MNKKRPVNLDIGTIELPITSYVSILHRVSGVALFGAIAVFLWLLDTSLSSEEGFNAIRETMGSPICQLIVWAALAGLAYHIVAGVRHLIMDFGVGETLEGGRLGAKIVLFVAVVLIILAGVWVWV
- the gltA gene encoding citrate synthase, whose amino-acid sequence is MSNKKVHLSVEGTDIHLELPILKSTLGQDVIDISKVPETGCFTFDPGFGATAACESKITFIDGDKGVLLHRGYPIEQLAKKSDYLETCYLLLNGELPSPEGKKDFEQIIRMHTMVNRSIEQFMSGFRYDAHPMAMLCGAVGGLSSFYHDSMDINDPEHRLITAHRLIAKMPTLAAMCHKHFIGQPYMYPDNKLGYAENFLHMMFGTPCEESNINPVIAKAMDLLFLLHADHEQNASTSTVRLAGSSGANPYSCIAAGIAALWGPAHGGANQAVLEMLEQIGDEKHIDKYVVRAKDKDDPFRLMGFGHRVYKNFDPRAKVMKEACDAVLAELGIENDPLLKIAKRLEQIALEDEYFVEKKLYPNVDFYSGIIMKAIGIPTEMFTVIFATGRTVGWISHWNEMLSNPYRIGRPRQLYTGSPKRDYPE
- a CDS encoding nuclear transport factor 2 family protein codes for the protein MSIKPASKLLLPITIVLSLLFTATAYAAENTPEGVVNGYYAALKARKYEDAYDLLTPRMIDGRTKKEYAADWKNIVDMASVILHEYGISSVEIDGETAKVNAWTRASDVFNTDGIIEKEVDHLILTDGVWKLDATEVSMEAVDM
- a CDS encoding lipocalin-like domain-containing protein encodes the protein MSSNTRLSSDLPTRLLGTWRMLSWKRVLVLSGEESDALGPNPFGYINYAPDGRLMVFVLKSGRPKPKSSPPSPEEKIALFDSFFAYVGSYEVLADRVIHTLDGSWNELWTGTKQTRLLSFSGENLIYSTPETVDPMDGRLCTYRVEFERA
- the gltX gene encoding glutamate--tRNA ligase, yielding MSVRTRIAPSPTGDPHVGTAYVALFNLCFARSQGGEFILRIEDTDQVRSTPESEKMILDSLRWLGLEWSEGPDVGGPYGPYRQSERTDIYQQHAMELVDKGHAFYCFATSEELDEMRREQVARGETAKYDGRGLSLSAEDVKKRLAAGEPYVIRMKIPDEGSCVFHDLLRGQIEIPWSQVDMQVLLKADGMPTYHLANVVDDHLMKITHVIRGEEWINSAPKHLLLYQYFGWEMPELCHMPLLRNPDKSKLSKRKNPTSINYYRHMGYMPEAVVNYLGRMGWSMPDESEKFGLQDMLDQFDLRAVHLGGPVFDTEKLDWLNGRWIRENLDEQAFANRVAEWAINRDNLARMIPLIKERVEKFSDIAPLLGFMFSGMPKLDTSHFEHKKLDNETVRRILQYSSWRLDGLRHWSRDGLYEELNQLAQGMELKLKDFLSPLFVAVAGSSSAPPLFDAMAILGPDMVRARIRSALEASGGVSKKQLKAWDKDYRLLSAARTEHPEEQA
- a CDS encoding bifunctional diguanylate cyclase/phosphodiesterase, yielding MTLFRQLIIAIVLLFVCLYAGNTLVSLYNNQQLVAEQMQVHAQDTATSLGLSMTQAAQEKDIATMDTMFNAVSDSGYFQRIYFSDLDGNTLIDREFPVSLEGVPDWFLSFIDLPINEGRAEVTSDWMQLGEVVVVSHPGQAYLKLWRVTTTQLIWFAAITLSVCLLAYIALKWLLVPLARVEQQANDIFNKKFVVLEPLPKTRELGSVVRAMNRMALHLKAVFEDQLSLIDRLQKQSFQDAVTGLSNRNDFDNRLRSYVDDQEEGMHTGALAIVALHDISCVNEYAGRGEGNAILKSVGQRLQSAVIDHPRAIVARRQGPEFSLFIPDITPGEGDVLAEKIFGAVQDISWLHNEKCPLSFHMGYTFHTNITSGPEMLGEADIALRQAKLGSTSRWTKFADVQNGDVPVLGKPLNEWEVFLHQAIQNRLVALHYQPIVSIQDKALMAQEVYVRFLNGKDLLAAAVVVPIAERLGLMPGLDRLILESLASAEREKETSTKLCVNLSIVSVKTSGFLRWLDNFLASQRRLAAKLVFEVPEYAMKANGASLRTFSQLLQKHGTSLGIDHFGLESAAFGYLSSLPLNHLKVHRSFLRELDTNLDNQFYIKSLAGLAHNSGLQLWVEGVENEQEWGQLAELDVDAAQGYFLGPPALRTVD